A window of the Schlesneria paludicola DSM 18645 genome harbors these coding sequences:
- a CDS encoding spinster family MFS transporter, whose protein sequence is MSRDHDQDEFPSPGYAWYVVGVLTVAYIISFIDRQIINLMVGPIKRDLDISDTQISLLQGLTFAVFYTLFGIPLGRLADTRSRRGIIFFGIAFWSLMTAGCGLTKRFWDLALMRMGVGIGEATLSPAAYSLIADYFPPHRRATAMSVYSMGIYLGSGVAFILGGLVVKFASTQETFAVPVIGVVRSWQLVFFIVGLPGLLVALLLLSVKEPTRKGLVGKQKSHGATISLTETWQYVRANMATFVCLNLGIAMVTMNSYASISWIPSMFLRRFGWSQGGVGLVYGTIIATSGTLGVVAGGWLSDLWTQRGCADSPLRVAWLSTLCGLPFVVLYPLAPTGNLVAALLVPMVFFGSVPFGVAPAAIQRMMPNMMRAQGTSIYLFVINLVGMGLGPTFAALLTDNVFEDPNQVHKSLLIVGTASYVLACILLGISLSNYRRSLDYLQQWTHDKAQTAEVAAT, encoded by the coding sequence ATGTCGCGCGACCATGATCAGGATGAGTTTCCGTCACCAGGCTATGCCTGGTACGTCGTAGGTGTGTTGACCGTTGCCTACATCATTTCGTTTATCGATCGCCAGATCATCAACTTGATGGTCGGCCCCATCAAACGCGATCTGGATATCAGCGACACTCAAATTAGTCTGCTACAGGGACTGACGTTCGCTGTTTTCTATACTCTGTTCGGTATTCCCCTCGGTCGACTGGCCGACACGCGCAGTCGCCGTGGCATTATCTTTTTCGGTATCGCCTTCTGGAGTCTGATGACGGCGGGATGCGGACTGACGAAGCGATTCTGGGACCTGGCCCTGATGCGAATGGGTGTCGGAATCGGCGAAGCAACTCTCTCGCCAGCGGCGTACTCATTGATCGCCGACTACTTTCCACCCCATCGCCGTGCGACCGCCATGAGCGTCTATTCCATGGGGATTTATCTTGGCTCTGGCGTCGCGTTCATCCTCGGCGGGCTGGTGGTGAAGTTCGCCTCGACCCAAGAGACCTTCGCTGTTCCTGTGATCGGCGTCGTGCGATCGTGGCAACTGGTCTTCTTCATTGTGGGTTTGCCCGGGTTGCTGGTCGCACTCCTGCTGCTCAGCGTGAAAGAACCGACACGCAAGGGGCTCGTCGGGAAACAGAAATCACACGGCGCGACAATCAGCCTGACAGAAACGTGGCAATACGTCCGTGCGAATATGGCGACGTTCGTTTGTTTGAATTTGGGAATCGCCATGGTGACGATGAATTCCTATGCCAGCATCTCATGGATTCCTTCCATGTTTCTGCGTCGATTTGGATGGAGCCAGGGTGGGGTTGGTCTGGTTTACGGCACAATCATTGCCACCAGTGGCACCCTGGGTGTCGTGGCGGGCGGCTGGCTGTCGGACTTGTGGACGCAACGGGGATGCGCCGATTCACCCCTGCGTGTGGCGTGGCTTAGCACGTTGTGCGGACTTCCGTTTGTCGTCCTCTATCCGCTGGCTCCAACAGGTAACTTGGTGGCCGCGTTGCTTGTCCCGATGGTCTTCTTCGGCAGCGTCCCCTTTGGTGTCGCACCTGCGGCGATTCAACGCATGATGCCCAATATGATGCGAGCACAGGGAACGTCGATCTACTTGTTCGTCATCAACCTCGTTGGAATGGGGTTGGGACCGACCTTTGCTGCCCTGCTGACGGACAATGTCTTTGAAGATCCGAACCAGGTGCACAAGTCCTTGCTGATTGTCGGAACGGCTTCGTACGTCTTGGCCTGTATCCTGCTCGGTATCAGCTTGAGCAACTATCGCCGTAGCCTGGACTACTTGCAGCAATGGACCCACGACAAAGCACAGACGGCAGAGGTCGCGGCGACATAG
- a CDS encoding SDR family NAD(P)-dependent oxidoreductase has translation MTTSISLVGKTALVTGGGRGIGKAIAKRLAEAGANVVIASRKLENLEATATELAGLPGKVLPIACHVGRLEEIENLVRETESHFGPVDILVNNSATNLGQGPSLAVTDEMLDKIVEINIKAAIRLVRLTVPKMIERGKGSIINISSVAGIEPQPQGLLYSFTKAGLIMMTRGWAREFSPHGVRCNTIAPGLIQTDFSAHFWKNEQYRSELETNQPIPRIGQPDEISFAALYLASDESSYVTGQVLVIDGGMTA, from the coding sequence ATGACGACCAGCATTTCTTTGGTGGGGAAAACGGCTTTAGTAACCGGTGGTGGTCGCGGAATTGGCAAGGCGATTGCCAAGCGTCTGGCAGAAGCCGGGGCGAACGTGGTGATTGCCAGTCGCAAGCTGGAGAACCTGGAGGCAACTGCAACGGAATTGGCGGGCCTGCCTGGAAAAGTCCTTCCGATTGCGTGCCACGTCGGTCGGCTGGAAGAGATTGAGAATCTTGTTCGTGAGACGGAGTCACACTTTGGCCCGGTGGACATCCTGGTCAATAACAGTGCGACGAACCTGGGACAGGGCCCTTCGCTCGCTGTGACCGATGAGATGCTGGACAAGATCGTCGAGATCAACATCAAGGCCGCGATTCGACTGGTGCGACTGACTGTTCCGAAGATGATCGAACGCGGCAAAGGTTCGATCATCAATATTAGTTCGGTCGCCGGAATTGAGCCGCAACCACAGGGGTTGCTTTACAGCTTCACCAAAGCGGGCTTGATCATGATGACACGCGGGTGGGCTCGTGAATTTAGCCCGCATGGGGTGCGATGCAACACCATCGCCCCGGGGCTGATTCAAACCGATTTCAGTGCGCACTTTTGGAAGAATGAGCAGTACCGTAGTGAACTCGAAACCAATCAACCGATCCCACGCATCGGCCAGCCGGACGAAATCAGTTTCGCCGCACTGTACCTGGCTTCGGATGAATCGTCGTACGTGACGGGCCAGGTCTTAGTCATTGATGGTGGAATGACTGCCTGA
- a CDS encoding acyl-CoA dehydrogenase family protein: MNAPSDIFGHSPRAKDARSRLTAFMQEQIYPHECTYHQQGQVADRWQPRPIIEELKINARAAGLWNLFLPDSDQGAGLTNLEYAGLCEIMGRVPWAPEVFNCSAPDTGNMEVLVRYGTAAQQEQWLKPLLAGTIRSCFAMTEPDVASSDATNITARIERQGDEYVLNGRKWWTSGAGDPRCRVGIFMGLTNPEAPVHQRQSMILVPMNTPGIKIERMLTVFGYDDAPHGHAEISFENVRVPAANLLLGEGRGFEIAQGRLGPGRIHHCMRLIGLAERALEAMCRRVQSRVAFGKSLAEQGTVRADIANSRIEIEQARLLTLKAAHLMDTVGNKEARTEIAMIKVVAPNVALQVIDRAIQAHGGAGVSGDFFLADAWASSRTLRLADGPDEVHRETIAKLELRRHVKH; encoded by the coding sequence ATGAACGCCCCATCGGACATTTTCGGTCATTCACCTCGAGCCAAAGACGCGCGCTCGCGATTGACTGCGTTTATGCAGGAGCAAATTTACCCGCACGAGTGCACCTACCATCAGCAAGGACAGGTGGCCGACCGCTGGCAGCCGCGGCCAATCATCGAAGAGCTGAAAATCAATGCCAGGGCAGCCGGATTGTGGAATTTGTTTCTCCCCGACAGCGATCAGGGTGCGGGTCTTACGAATCTTGAGTATGCGGGTCTGTGCGAGATCATGGGGCGGGTTCCATGGGCGCCCGAGGTCTTTAACTGTTCTGCCCCCGACACCGGGAATATGGAAGTTCTGGTTCGATATGGAACCGCCGCACAACAAGAACAGTGGTTGAAGCCCTTGCTGGCGGGGACGATCCGGTCTTGTTTCGCGATGACGGAGCCAGACGTTGCTTCGTCCGACGCGACAAACATTACGGCTCGAATCGAGCGGCAGGGTGACGAATATGTCTTGAACGGTCGCAAGTGGTGGACGTCCGGCGCAGGTGATCCGCGTTGTCGAGTTGGGATCTTTATGGGGCTGACGAATCCCGAAGCACCGGTCCACCAGCGGCAGTCGATGATTCTTGTGCCGATGAACACGCCAGGAATCAAGATTGAGCGGATGTTGACGGTGTTCGGATATGACGATGCCCCGCACGGACACGCTGAAATCTCGTTCGAGAATGTGCGTGTTCCGGCTGCCAATCTTTTGCTGGGGGAAGGTCGCGGCTTTGAAATCGCCCAGGGGCGACTGGGGCCAGGGCGAATTCACCATTGCATGCGGTTGATTGGACTTGCCGAACGTGCTCTTGAAGCGATGTGTCGACGCGTTCAGTCCAGGGTGGCATTTGGAAAGTCGTTGGCCGAGCAAGGAACGGTTCGTGCCGACATTGCCAACTCGCGAATCGAGATCGAGCAGGCTCGCTTGCTGACGCTGAAGGCGGCGCACTTGATGGATACCGTCGGCAACAAAGAGGCTCGCACCGAAATCGCCATGATCAAAGTTGTCGCGCCAAATGTCGCTCTGCAGGTGATCGATCGGGCGATCCAGGCACACGGAGGAGCCGGGGTGAGCGGTGACTTCTTTCTGGCCGACGCGTGGGCGTCGTCGCGAACCTTGCGGCTGGCCGACGGGCCGGATGAGGTCCATCGCGAAACCATTGCAAAATTGGAACTCCGTCGCCATGTGAAACACTAG
- a CDS encoding SDR family oxidoreductase has translation MDVREKIVVVTGGANGIGRALCLRFTREGARKVVVADLNESLAREVAAEIDGIAIKTDVGQEADLQQLVEHVTSSLGPIDLFCSNAGIILNGGPETLDADWQRIWNVNVMSHVYAARAVLPGMQARGQGYLLQTASAAGLLTQIGSAPYSVTKHAAVGFAEWLSITYASAGIKVSCVCPQGVRTDMLDLAEGGIADHLRETALDPAEVADAVIAGLASETFLILPHPQVAEFFRHKADDYERWLRGMRRLQTKFGANP, from the coding sequence ATGGACGTTCGTGAAAAAATCGTGGTCGTGACCGGCGGAGCCAACGGAATCGGCCGCGCCCTCTGTCTACGTTTTACGCGAGAAGGGGCACGAAAAGTCGTCGTCGCGGACTTGAATGAATCGCTCGCCCGTGAAGTGGCCGCCGAAATTGACGGCATCGCGATTAAAACGGACGTCGGGCAAGAAGCGGACCTGCAGCAACTGGTGGAACACGTCACATCGTCGTTGGGGCCGATTGATCTGTTCTGTTCGAACGCAGGGATCATTCTGAACGGTGGACCTGAAACGCTGGATGCGGATTGGCAGCGCATTTGGAATGTGAATGTGATGTCCCACGTCTATGCAGCGCGTGCAGTCTTACCGGGGATGCAGGCGCGCGGGCAGGGATATCTACTGCAAACGGCCTCGGCTGCTGGCTTGCTCACGCAAATCGGGTCGGCCCCTTATTCGGTTACGAAACATGCCGCAGTGGGCTTCGCGGAATGGCTGTCGATCACGTACGCGTCGGCGGGAATCAAAGTCTCTTGTGTTTGTCCGCAAGGGGTTCGCACCGACATGCTGGATCTGGCAGAAGGCGGCATCGCGGATCATTTACGGGAAACGGCCCTTGATCCCGCGGAAGTGGCGGACGCCGTGATTGCGGGACTTGCATCCGAAACTTTTCTGATTCTTCCTCACCCGCAGGTCGCGGAATTTTTTCGCCACAAAGCTGACGACTACGAGCGTTGGCTGCGCGGCATGCGACGCTTGCAGACAAAATTCGGAGCCAATCCATGA
- a CDS encoding histidine phosphatase family protein has translation MSALVLVRHGQASFFASDYDKLSAIGEQQLRHVGTHWAAQRLVIDEVFTGPRMRQRDSARLAGEEYQKAGLTWPEPIVLDELDEYDLDGLTKNVAPQLAAVNSEFAQMAMSYLQSAGELDKLRSFQRMFEMLLRHWQADQSERTDVETWAKFRQRVNGVIRRVQTQTARSRRVVFFTSGGFIGCAAHLALAAPDATALELNWRVRNASFTEFVFNQDRLSLDSFNSVPHLEHPDLWTYR, from the coding sequence ATGAGTGCGCTGGTTCTGGTCAGACACGGCCAGGCATCGTTCTTTGCGAGCGACTATGACAAACTCTCGGCGATTGGCGAGCAGCAATTGCGACACGTGGGAACTCACTGGGCCGCACAGCGACTTGTGATCGATGAGGTCTTCACAGGTCCGCGGATGCGTCAACGCGACTCGGCACGACTCGCGGGTGAGGAGTATCAAAAGGCGGGACTGACCTGGCCAGAACCGATTGTGCTGGACGAATTGGATGAATATGACCTGGACGGGCTCACAAAGAATGTGGCCCCTCAACTGGCCGCCGTGAATTCTGAATTTGCTCAAATGGCAATGTCTTACCTGCAAAGCGCGGGCGAACTCGACAAGCTACGATCATTCCAGCGCATGTTCGAGATGCTCTTGCGACATTGGCAGGCCGATCAATCGGAACGGACAGACGTTGAAACCTGGGCGAAGTTTCGACAACGGGTCAACGGTGTGATTCGGCGGGTTCAGACTCAAACGGCACGAAGTCGCCGTGTCGTCTTCTTTACATCGGGAGGTTTCATCGGTTGCGCGGCGCACTTGGCGCTTGCTGCTCCAGACGCAACGGCCTTAGAGCTGAACTGGCGCGTTCGAAATGCGTCGTTCACGGAGTTCGTTTTCAATCAAGATCGCTTGTCTCTCGACAGTTTCAATTCTGTTCCGCACCTTGAACATCCCGATTTGTGGACGTACCGATAG
- a CDS encoding phosphotransferase family protein has protein sequence MTADLNNPTPTRAGEELPLESLEGMLRRQWPDSLGPLIVEQFPHGHSNLTYLLRLGSREFVLRRPPFGNQVATAHDMGREYRILSKLNSVYAPAPRPELFCDDATVMGCPFYIMERRHGLILRKTLPPNLTIHPELAHRMSCALIDNLAALHAIDYQQAGLGELGKPEGYVHRQVAGWTKRYGQAQTAEVPAMDRLARWLAENLPPEMGATVIHNDYKYDNVMLDAADLTKVVAVLDWEMATIGDPLMDLGTSLGYWVEAGDPVALQHVAFGPTALPGSLTRRQLVDRYQEKTGRSVDHALFYLCFGLFKLAVIVQQIYARFARGHTTDSRFAHLDKLVLILGSQADHALESGSI, from the coding sequence ATGACTGCCGACTTGAACAACCCGACACCAACTCGGGCCGGAGAAGAACTTCCGCTCGAATCGCTTGAGGGCATGCTGCGTCGTCAATGGCCTGATTCTCTGGGACCACTGATTGTCGAGCAATTTCCACACGGACATTCAAATCTCACCTACTTGTTGCGTCTGGGATCGCGAGAGTTCGTCCTGCGTCGCCCTCCCTTTGGCAATCAGGTTGCAACGGCCCATGATATGGGGCGCGAGTATCGCATTCTGTCGAAATTGAATTCGGTATACGCGCCTGCTCCGCGACCTGAGCTCTTCTGCGACGATGCCACCGTCATGGGTTGTCCGTTCTATATTATGGAACGCCGTCATGGATTGATTCTTCGCAAGACGTTGCCGCCGAATCTGACAATCCATCCCGAACTCGCACATCGAATGTCGTGTGCATTGATTGACAATCTTGCGGCACTTCATGCGATCGACTACCAGCAAGCGGGGCTTGGGGAACTTGGCAAACCCGAAGGGTATGTCCATCGACAAGTGGCTGGTTGGACCAAACGATACGGTCAAGCACAAACGGCTGAAGTTCCCGCGATGGACCGGCTGGCGCGATGGTTGGCCGAAAACCTGCCTCCCGAAATGGGGGCGACAGTCATCCATAACGACTACAAGTATGATAACGTGATGCTCGACGCGGCCGATTTGACGAAGGTTGTGGCCGTGCTCGACTGGGAGATGGCCACGATCGGCGATCCCCTGATGGATTTGGGAACTTCACTGGGGTACTGGGTTGAAGCAGGTGATCCGGTTGCACTACAGCACGTCGCATTTGGCCCTACGGCCTTGCCTGGCAGCCTCACCCGTCGACAGTTGGTCGATCGCTATCAAGAGAAAACGGGCCGATCGGTGGATCACGCCCTGTTCTATCTGTGTTTTGGCCTGTTCAAGCTGGCGGTGATTGTACAGCAAATCTACGCTCGGTTTGCACGTGGCCATACAACCGATTCGCGGTTCGCTCATCTGGACAAATTGGTGCTGATTTTGGGATCTCAGGCCGATCACGCCTTGGAATCGGGCTCGATTTGA
- a CDS encoding DUF6513 domain-containing protein, which translates to MSRERLLFVTGRLAEPSLKAVLQPLAERVGFDYEIAVLGISVAALMHVDWVRRKLSVPENISRVILPGWCGGDLTTLVHQFQTVFELGPKDLFDLPEYFGRKGRELPALEAHNIQILAEINHAPRMLEDDLIRQADSYRQSGADLIDLGCIPGESWSTIANSVKRLRSEGFRVSVDSFERHEVESAVEAGAELVLSCNHSNLDWACKLPAELVVIPDDVREVGSWTATIEQLQANGRPFRVDPILEPIGFGFAASLWRYFEVRRRQPDTPMMMGIGNLTELTEVDSSGVNFLLAALCEELQIGSVLTTEVINWGRTAVREFDLARRLVRHSIENRVLPKHLGGQLVILRDPRLHAIGDEGLRQLAGRLTDPNFRVFAERGEIHLMNRDGYWHGPDPYEVFDQMRADVGTLTAEHAFYLGVELNKARTALTLGKQYLQDEALRWGFLTVDEVSAVSRRKHRPDAADTRAKS; encoded by the coding sequence ATGTCGCGCGAACGTCTGCTCTTTGTCACGGGCCGATTGGCAGAACCGTCGCTCAAGGCTGTTTTGCAACCGCTCGCCGAACGAGTCGGCTTTGACTATGAGATTGCCGTGCTGGGGATCTCGGTTGCGGCGCTGATGCATGTCGACTGGGTGCGCCGAAAGTTGTCTGTGCCAGAAAATATCAGTCGGGTCATTCTGCCAGGATGGTGTGGCGGAGACCTGACGACGCTGGTCCATCAGTTTCAAACGGTGTTTGAACTGGGGCCAAAAGATCTGTTCGATCTCCCTGAGTACTTCGGTCGCAAAGGACGTGAGTTGCCCGCACTTGAAGCGCACAACATCCAGATCTTGGCCGAAATCAATCATGCACCACGAATGCTGGAAGACGATCTGATTCGACAGGCCGATTCGTATCGCCAGTCGGGAGCGGATCTCATCGACCTGGGATGTATTCCAGGCGAGTCATGGTCGACGATCGCGAATTCGGTCAAACGGTTGCGATCCGAAGGCTTTCGCGTCTCCGTCGATAGTTTTGAGCGACACGAAGTGGAATCGGCAGTCGAAGCGGGTGCCGAACTGGTGCTCAGTTGCAATCATTCGAATCTCGACTGGGCCTGCAAGTTGCCAGCCGAACTCGTTGTGATTCCGGATGATGTCCGTGAAGTTGGTTCCTGGACCGCGACGATCGAACAGCTGCAGGCGAACGGTCGACCATTCCGCGTTGATCCAATTCTCGAACCGATTGGATTTGGATTCGCGGCGTCACTATGGCGTTACTTCGAGGTGCGACGACGGCAGCCCGATACGCCGATGATGATGGGAATCGGCAATCTGACGGAACTGACCGAGGTCGATAGTTCTGGCGTCAACTTTCTGCTCGCGGCCCTTTGTGAAGAATTGCAAATTGGGAGTGTGCTGACCACTGAGGTGATCAACTGGGGACGTACGGCGGTCAGAGAATTTGATCTAGCGCGGCGGCTGGTGCGTCATAGCATCGAGAATCGCGTACTGCCCAAGCACCTGGGTGGCCAGCTCGTCATATTGCGCGATCCGCGTTTGCACGCGATCGGGGACGAGGGCTTGCGCCAACTGGCGGGCCGATTGACCGATCCCAATTTTCGAGTCTTCGCTGAACGCGGTGAGATTCATCTCATGAACCGCGACGGCTACTGGCATGGGCCCGACCCGTATGAAGTCTTCGACCAAATGCGTGCAGACGTTGGGACACTCACCGCTGAGCACGCCTTTTACCTGGGTGTGGAACTGAACAAGGCCCGCACGGCACTCACACTAGGCAAACAATACCTGCAGGACGAAGCGTTGCGTTGGGGTTTTCTGACCGTGGATGAGGTCAGCGCCGTGTCGCGACGCAAGCACAGACCAGACGCAGCGGATACCCGCGCCAAATCATGA
- a CDS encoding PQQ-binding-like beta-propeller repeat protein: MPRPSIVPSILALISLSLLGSMLWGLEPKRMQDWPQWRGPNRDNYSHFTGISTDWDANPPALAWKLEGMGSGYASVSIAGDRLYTTGNIENAQRVVAVDLTTHQVVWSTPLTESNPKHDYEGARCTPTIDGDRLYVVTSNGQLSCLKANNGVIVWTKDFKKEWNGVMMSGWGFSESPTIDGDRVLCTPGSPDAMIVALDKTTGKEIWRSAVPDQGEKGKSGAGYSSMAISDAGGVKQYVQLIGRGLIGVRASDGKLLWSYNKIANGVADIPTPIVHGDYVFGSSGYADGGSGLIQLVKKGDKFEAREKYYRAANELQNHHGGMILIGDHLYFGHGHNNGFPICVDLLSGNVKWGGKIRGAGNGSAAVTGVDGHVIFRYQSGEVALVEASPDKYKLKGSFKPEVQIRESWAHPVVCNGKLYLREQNTLMCYSLTAK, encoded by the coding sequence ATGCCGCGGCCGTCCATCGTGCCAAGCATCCTTGCGCTTATTTCCCTCTCTCTGCTGGGCTCCATGCTGTGGGGACTTGAGCCAAAAAGAATGCAGGACTGGCCGCAGTGGCGCGGCCCCAACCGCGATAACTACAGTCACTTCACGGGAATCTCGACCGATTGGGATGCAAATCCGCCGGCCTTGGCCTGGAAGCTGGAAGGAATGGGCAGCGGCTACGCCAGCGTTTCCATCGCCGGAGATCGACTTTACACCACTGGCAATATCGAAAACGCACAGCGGGTCGTCGCAGTTGATCTGACCACCCATCAAGTCGTCTGGTCGACACCACTAACGGAATCGAATCCCAAGCACGACTATGAGGGAGCCCGGTGCACGCCCACCATCGACGGCGACCGCTTGTATGTCGTGACGTCGAACGGCCAGTTGTCCTGCTTGAAAGCCAACAACGGAGTAATCGTCTGGACCAAGGATTTCAAGAAGGAATGGAATGGCGTGATGATGTCAGGTTGGGGATTCTCGGAATCGCCAACGATTGATGGTGATCGCGTGCTCTGCACTCCCGGAAGTCCTGATGCAATGATCGTTGCACTTGATAAGACCACGGGCAAAGAAATCTGGCGGTCAGCAGTGCCGGATCAGGGTGAAAAAGGAAAATCGGGTGCTGGATACTCTTCGATGGCGATCAGCGACGCTGGTGGTGTCAAGCAGTATGTCCAATTGATCGGACGCGGCTTGATCGGCGTCCGCGCAAGCGACGGGAAGTTGCTCTGGAGCTACAACAAGATTGCGAACGGCGTCGCGGATATTCCGACTCCGATCGTGCATGGCGACTATGTCTTCGGCTCAAGCGGCTATGCCGATGGTGGATCGGGACTGATTCAACTGGTGAAAAAAGGTGACAAATTTGAGGCGCGCGAAAAGTACTATCGAGCGGCCAATGAGCTTCAGAACCACCATGGTGGGATGATCCTGATTGGAGATCATCTGTACTTCGGTCATGGCCATAACAACGGGTTCCCCATCTGCGTTGATCTCCTTTCGGGCAACGTGAAATGGGGCGGTAAGATTCGTGGCGCGGGCAACGGGTCTGCTGCCGTCACCGGCGTCGATGGCCACGTGATTTTTCGCTATCAAAGCGGCGAAGTGGCACTCGTCGAAGCCAGCCCCGACAAATACAAGCTCAAAGGCAGCTTCAAACCTGAAGTACAGATTCGGGAGTCGTGGGCGCATCCTGTGGTCTGCAATGGGAAGCTTTACCTTCGCGAACAGAACACCCTGATGTGCTACAGCTTGACAGCCAAGTAG